ttgattacatttttaaatgttttactgcaACAGGGATAGAGTACACAGATGTTTCGGCTTTACAGCCTTCTTCAGTGTGTAGGTACAACACTTACAAAGCAATCAGTCCACATTGTAAGCCTGCTGTGAATCAAAACATTGGTGATTCAAAAGCAATCTACATTTTGATTGTGTAGTCGAATACAATGGATACATTGAGCTTTGTAGTGCTACAGTTTGATCAAGAGGAGAGGCCATCGTTGACAGACGAAGCTAGGAAACGTGAAATACCAAAAGAACTCGGATCactttatttgattttttttctACATCTCTGGAAACTTTAACACACCATCTCAGTACAGAATGactagtgacacacacacacacgcacatacagaaACACTTACACTCACAGACATACACGCTTCAGTTACGACTGATCTTACACTGTACATTCTGAACTCTTCAGCTTTACAGGGCTCAAATGGTGGAGGTTCAGTCATATTCATCCATACGTTACCTGAAATGACCACTGTCCCAATCTTCATCCTCATCTTTTAAAAGTCTTAGTTGTGTTTCATCAATTGGTTTTAGAATTAAAATCAAAACTTGTAGAGGGGTTGTGTTTTGTAGTCCAATAAACACCCATGGACTACATTTCCCAGTCTGTGTCATTTCCCCTGTGAGCATTTTACTTAATGAGCACTTCCTGTTGCAGCCCTTCCTGTAACAAGGGGAAAGGCAAGGAATGTCTGAtaacaggggagagaagaggtgcTCCAAGGCTCAAAATTCGGTAGGGTGGGGGGGTGCGCGCGGGGAGGACAATGAACCCCCAACTAGGGGGTGCAGTTTCAGGAAGTCTTGGCTCCTTTTTTTGATTTTCCAGTCAGGTGTCTCATCCAAATATTCACACAGGACTGACCCTGCAATAACAACCTTTGACACCACTGTTTTGACTCCTGAGaggtcacacagacagacaggtgaataAGAATACTGTGTGTGGCcacaacaggtacacacacttgTTTGGGAGGAACTACAGTTGATATAGCATTGACAGTTGGTTTGGCGGGGTAGGGGTGTGGTCCTGGATGAGGAGTGGGGTAGTAGAGGTGGGGTGTCTATTTGTGCCTGCTGCCTCTCCTCTTCATGGCGGCAGTACACTGGGGGCAATACCACTTCCCCTTCGGGGCTTCTGTTAGGCCCACGCAGCCGTAGTGGAACCACTCGATGGGGcactgcacaaacacacacagggcacTCAGGTTAGCTCTCATACCTCATCTCTCATTTGACAAAGTCCTATGTGAAAGTAATGTGGTAACAGCTGTAGAACATGAGAAAAGCACTCCCAAATGGAAATGGGTACTTACGTCTTGATTATCACAGCCCACCATTTCTCCATAAGACACCTTTAACAAGAGAGAAGCCATTTTAGTTAACCTGTCAGCTGTAGGTGTGTGCTgtccagtgtgagagagagtgtctctggatgtgtgtgtacctggttgcaGATGCAGTAACGGGGCTCGTTGGGGTCGTAggtccagtccacctggttgttgGTCTCAGACTCTGGGAGGGCCGAGGCCTGCTGCGACAGCTCCTGTGCCAGGGCTGAAGAGGAGGAGCACGACGACAGGGACGAAGACGACGAGGAGGACGACGACTGGTGGTTGGAAGACTTGGTGTTGCCTCTGTGGAGGGGCAGGGGAGAAAAGACTGAACAGTTTAGACAAGATCTCAATTTTTcatcatttatttattcatgCTGTGGGGGTAGAGTTGAAAAGCATGGCTGGCATAATGTGGCATGACATCATGGGACTGGACACTGAAATTAAATGATGTAGCGTGATTTGGCCTGACATCTGTTCATCTGATGTGGGGTGATTCAGGGTGGATTGACAAGGTTTAATAAGGCATGAAATTGTGATATCACTGGAGAAGACCACTAGCTAGGGCTTGTCATGCTTGTCTGAGCGTACGGGggctgtgtgtgcgcgtgtaagttgtgtgtgtgcgtgtaagttGTGTCGTACTTGGTCTTGCGTCCGCCGCGGGAGTCAGAGGCGACGGCTGAGCCGGCTGGGGTGAGGGTCTGGGTGAGGGTGTTGGCCAGGGCGGAGGTGGAGTAGGCCCCCGTGGTATCCCGGGAGGTGAGGGAGAACTCCCTCCCTAGCTGGAAGTCATTGTTCTTAATGGCCTCGTAGCTGGCCTTCAGACTGCTAGTCCTCCTGCCCTCCTTCATCTGACATGGAACAGGAGAGGGAAGGATAAGGAGGGCACAGACAAAGAAAGAAGATGGGATAGgcaggtagagggagagacacacatAGCCATGAACAGGGTTAGTTACAGTCGTAGGACACACATCAGTTACACATTCAAGGACATTTGTCCCAATCAGATAAGATAATTCTCAGAACACAGTCTGGGTCAAGATACTGATACCGCTTCCCATCAGTGCAGCACTCATCTGAATAAAATCAGAGGGCAATGGAGTTgggtgtatgtctgtgtgtgtgaaagagaatgtgtgtgtttatacctgtGCGGTGGCCTGTACAGCCTGCGCTGCAGCCATGGTGATGGCCCCTGCCCCAGCCCCGGGCCCAGCAGGCAGAGAGCTGAGGTTATAGGAGGCCAGGGGCTGGGATGAGTTCACACTGTACACGTTGTTAGAGGCTGACGTCGTGCTGTTGGTGCGACAGCCCGGTGTGTTCTCCTTGGAGGCGTCTGATGTGAGTGTGGAGAGCAGGGCTTCAGATTTGAACTTCTTCTCCGGGACGTGCTCTGTAGTGTGGTGGCTCGGCTGCGTGGTGTACttcctctctgtcacacacaaacacgacaTGAATTACTACCACCATGACCTCACGTAGGAAAGCAGCAAATAATCTATACAAACAAAGCTCCTTCGCCAATATACATTTTTCTTCCGACATGCAACAACTCCAAAAGAAGGTCAGCCAAACAGCCAAGACTTGTACTTACTTTCCACGGTGGTGTGTGAGTGGACATGGTGGTTGTTGACAGGCTGAGAGGGGCTGTCCATCTCTAGGGAtcctgacagaagagagagacaaTATTAAGAGCTGGCTCTCAGTGACAACACTGACAGACACAACAGTTGACTCAACAGGGTCATTTTTaggtcaatactgccccctaacagGGCTGAAATATCCCGATGGAAAGATTTATACCATTACACTATCACGGAATTGCTATCAAAACAAGACTAGAAGAAAAGCAGCCCATCAGCCCAACATTCTGACAGGGCCAAGAGGGTTAAGATGAAGGGGATGGGTCTTCTATGGTGTTGTGATTGACAGACGTGACTCACGTCTCTCCAGGATCTCAGTG
The DNA window shown above is from Salmo trutta chromosome 8, fSalTru1.1, whole genome shotgun sequence and carries:
- the ing3 gene encoding inhibitor of growth protein 3 → MLYLEDYLEMIEQLPMDLRDRFTEMREMDLQVQNAMDQLEQRVNEFFVNAKKNKPEWREEQMGVIKKDYYKALEDADEKVQLANQIYDLVDRHLRKLDQELAKFKMELEADNAGITEILERRSLEMDSPSQPVNNHHVHSHTTVEKRKYTTQPSHHTTEHVPEKKFKSEALLSTLTSDASKENTPGCRTNSTTSASNNVYSVNSSQPLASYNLSSLPAGPGAGAGAITMAAAQAVQATAQMKEGRRTSSLKASYEAIKNNDFQLGREFSLTSRDTTGAYSTSALANTLTQTLTPAGSAVASDSRGGRKTKGNTKSSNHQSSSSSSSSSLSSCSSSSALAQELSQQASALPESETNNQVDWTYDPNEPRYCICNQVSYGEMVGCDNQDCPIEWFHYGCVGLTEAPKGKWYCPQCTAAMKRRGSRHK